DNA sequence from the Brevundimonas sp. NIBR10 genome:
GGCACCCAGGTCCTGCGCTACGGCATGATGCGCGACCTCGTGCTGGGGATCGAGGCCGTCATGCCCAATGGCGAGATCTTCAACGGCCTGAAGCGGCTCCGAAAGGACAACACCGGCTATGACCTGAAGCAGCTTCTGATCGGGGCCGAGGGCACGCTGGGCGTCGTCACCGCCGCGACGCTGAAGCTGTTTCCCATCATGCGGTCGCGGGCGGTGGCCATGGTGGCGCTGGAGACAGCCGGAGCGTCGATCGAGCTCCTGGCCCGCGCCAAACAGGAGACCGGCGGCGGGGTCGAGGCCTTCGAGCTGATGAAGCGGATGGGTGCCGAACTGGTCGTCAAGAACATCCCCGACAGCCGCTGGCCGCTGGATCCCGTCCCCGCCTGGTCGGTGCTGATCGAGATCGCCTCGGGCACGCCGGGCGGCGCCGAGGCGCAGATGGAAAGCCTGCTGGAGGTCGCCTTCGAAGAAGGCCTGATCACCGACGCCGCCATCGCTCAGAACGACGCCCAGCGCGCGGCCTTCTGGCGTCTGCGCGAGGAGCATTCGGCCGCGCTCAAGCCCGAGGGGGGCGGCTGGAAGCACGACGTCTCGGTGCCCATCTCGCGCATCGCCGACTTCATCGACGAGGCAACGGCGGCGGTGGAGCGGTTCCACCCCGGTGCCCGCGTTTCCGTCTTCGGCCATATCGGCGACGGCAACCTGCACTACGACATCCTGCCGGGCGTCGGAGAGGATGTGCCCGCCTTCATCGCACGCTGGAAAGAGGGCTCCCGGGTCGTCCACGACATCGTCGCCTGCTACGACGGTTCCATCTCCGCCGAACACGGCCTGGGCCGGCTCAAGACCGACGAGGTCCGCCGCTACAAGTCGCCGCTCGAAGTCGCCACCATGGCCGCGATCCGGGGCGCGATCGATCCGAAGGGCATCATGAACCCGGCCGTCCTGTTCAGCCCCGAACGACCGTCATGCTGATCGTCCTGTCCCCGGCCAAACGGCTCGACTTTTCAGAGCCCGACCCCGCCCTGCCCGCGACGACGCGCCGGTTCGTGGAAGACACGGCGTCCCTGGCCGTGACGACGCGGCGTCAGACCAAGGCCGATCTGCGCCGGCTGATGGGGATTTCCGAGGACCTTGCACGCCTCAACCAGGAACGGTTCAAGGCCTTCGACGCAGAGGCGCTCG
Encoded proteins:
- a CDS encoding FAD-binding oxidoreductase — translated: MTPPSPAVLDELKAALGPSGWSQDPFTLAPYLTEWRNRWTGETPILLTPGTTEQVQRAVAICAAHGVAIIPQGGNSGLVGGQIPYGEVLLSTRRLRAVRDVTPLDDAMTLEAGITLLEAQHHARDAGRFFPLSLAAEGSATIGGVISTNAGGTQVLRYGMMRDLVLGIEAVMPNGEIFNGLKRLRKDNTGYDLKQLLIGAEGTLGVVTAATLKLFPIMRSRAVAMVALETAGASIELLARAKQETGGGVEAFELMKRMGAELVVKNIPDSRWPLDPVPAWSVLIEIASGTPGGAEAQMESLLEVAFEEGLITDAAIAQNDAQRAAFWRLREEHSAALKPEGGGWKHDVSVPISRIADFIDEATAAVERFHPGARVSVFGHIGDGNLHYDILPGVGEDVPAFIARWKEGSRVVHDIVACYDGSISAEHGLGRLKTDEVRRYKSPLEVATMAAIRGAIDPKGIMNPAVLFSPERPSC